One stretch of Cohnella algarum DNA includes these proteins:
- a CDS encoding LysR family transcriptional regulator, with amino-acid sequence MNIENMEAFVYVIHFGSFNKAAEALFLSQPSVTARIQSLERELDCRLFDRLGKQAVLTEEGKRFLPYAQQILQTYQKGRQHVQQKRKLAGELRIGCTVSVAHYVVPELLPLLQEQYPDLHFKFTTGVTDELVGKVLSKEIDIGFVRSVAHPNLASVKFYEDPIRLHVYEGHPFVEKDDLTVEAIGSQPLVFFECGALDWQRVHRIFESLRQPPNVVIQTDNSEMAKKLVMKKAGICFLPSMCVRGEVAEGRLLPVHIPETAGISMQTNIVTAQGEHEDIVRALLRIGRKLNFGG; translated from the coding sequence ATGAACATTGAAAATATGGAAGCTTTCGTCTACGTCATTCATTTCGGAAGCTTCAACAAAGCCGCCGAAGCGCTGTTTCTGTCCCAGCCCTCGGTGACGGCGCGCATCCAGTCGCTCGAACGGGAGCTCGACTGCCGGCTGTTCGACCGGCTCGGCAAGCAGGCCGTGCTGACCGAGGAGGGGAAGCGATTCCTTCCTTATGCCCAGCAGATTTTGCAAACGTACCAGAAAGGACGGCAGCACGTCCAGCAAAAACGCAAGCTCGCGGGCGAGCTGCGCATCGGCTGCACGGTATCGGTCGCCCATTACGTCGTTCCCGAACTGCTGCCGCTTCTCCAGGAGCAATACCCGGACTTGCATTTCAAATTCACGACCGGCGTGACCGACGAGCTGGTCGGAAAAGTGCTGAGCAAGGAAATCGATATCGGCTTCGTGCGCAGCGTCGCCCATCCGAATCTGGCCTCCGTCAAATTTTACGAGGACCCGATCCGGCTTCACGTGTACGAAGGCCACCCGTTCGTCGAAAAGGACGATTTGACCGTCGAAGCGATCGGAAGTCAGCCGCTCGTGTTTTTCGAGTGCGGGGCGCTCGACTGGCAGCGGGTGCATCGGATCTTCGAGTCGCTGAGGCAGCCGCCGAACGTCGTCATCCAGACGGACAATTCGGAAATGGCCAAAAAACTGGTCATGAAAAAGGCGGGCATCTGCTTTTTGCCGTCGATGTGCGTGCGGGGGGAAGTGGCGGAGGGAAGGCTGCTTCCGGTCCATATCCCGGAGACGGCCGGCATTTCGATGCAGACGAACATCGTAACCGCGCAAGGGGAGCACGAGGACATCGTGCGCGCGCTGCTGCGGATCGGCCGCAAGCTGAATTTTGGCGGTTGA
- a CDS encoding ABC transporter permease, whose protein sequence is MEQRSNAWLKTGATTFLSILAAFVVSGIVLLIGGHSPIEAFGTMAQGAFGDADAWGKTLAKTTPLILTGLAVAIAFKGGLFNIGAEGQLYLGGMTAALVGVYMTGVPGFIHAFIALAAGGIVGALWAGIAAYMKVKWKAHEVIVTIMMNYIATLFTAYLVNYTFKAEGMVPRTEEVAASVQLPTLIPHSQLTVGLFIAIGCALFLFWFMKYTVPGYEIRAVGLNPDAARTGGISIGWRMIFAMLLSGFFAAIAGGVEVLGVHHYFLQGISPGYGFDGIAVAVLARNNPIAILFSALLFGALRAGATGLDRHTDIPGDFVVMIQAFVVIFVATPWLVRKYKLRKKRVNQHGS, encoded by the coding sequence ATGGAACAACGTTCGAACGCATGGCTGAAGACGGGGGCAACGACGTTTCTTTCCATTTTGGCCGCCTTTGTCGTCAGCGGCATCGTCTTGCTGATCGGCGGCCATTCGCCGATCGAGGCGTTCGGCACGATGGCGCAGGGCGCATTCGGCGACGCCGACGCATGGGGCAAGACCCTCGCCAAAACGACGCCGCTTATTTTGACGGGACTTGCGGTCGCGATCGCGTTCAAAGGCGGACTTTTCAATATCGGCGCCGAAGGTCAGCTTTATCTCGGCGGCATGACGGCGGCGCTTGTCGGCGTTTATATGACGGGCGTGCCCGGATTCATCCACGCCTTTATCGCGCTCGCCGCCGGCGGCATCGTCGGCGCCCTGTGGGCCGGCATTGCCGCATACATGAAAGTGAAGTGGAAAGCGCACGAAGTCATCGTAACGATCATGATGAACTACATCGCGACGCTGTTTACCGCGTATCTCGTCAATTATACGTTCAAGGCGGAAGGCATGGTGCCGCGGACGGAAGAGGTGGCCGCTTCCGTTCAATTGCCGACGCTCATTCCGCACAGCCAGCTCACGGTCGGGTTGTTTATCGCGATCGGTTGCGCGCTGTTCCTCTTCTGGTTTATGAAGTACACCGTGCCGGGCTATGAAATCCGCGCGGTCGGGCTCAATCCGGACGCGGCTCGCACGGGCGGCATTTCGATCGGATGGCGCATGATTTTCGCGATGCTGCTCAGCGGCTTTTTCGCGGCGATCGCCGGAGGCGTCGAAGTGCTCGGCGTGCATCACTACTTTTTGCAGGGAATCTCGCCGGGCTACGGATTCGACGGAATTGCCGTCGCCGTCCTGGCCCGAAACAATCCGATCGCCATTTTGTTTTCCGCCTTGCTGTTCGGCGCTCTTCGCGCCGGAGCGACGGGCCTCGACCGGCATACGGACATTCCCGGCGATTTCGTCGTCATGATTCAGGCATTCGTCGTCATTTTCGTCGCGACGCCTTGGCTCGTTCGCAAATACAAATTACGCAAGAAGCGGGTGAATCAACATGGAAGTTAA
- a CDS encoding amino acid ABC transporter permease: MKDPELRYVLEFIPKLLGSLHTTLLIVAASMALGLAIGLVVALPRLYKVPLLKQLSQLYVSFFRGTPILILLFLIYYGLPELLKLVEVDVSRTPVIFFVILTYALHSAAYLSEAIRAAVEAVDRGQTEAAYAVGMTGFQAFRRVVLPQALAVSVPVLANQVIANLKDTSLAFSLGVMEMTGKAQSLVAATQHFIEAYVSLAAIYFVISLILERLFRTAERKLLKFERPDREAASVSGRATRKVRGLFRGSAGRASWKEAHADEA; the protein is encoded by the coding sequence ATGAAGGACCCCGAGCTTCGTTATGTCCTGGAATTTATCCCCAAGCTGCTAGGCAGCTTGCATACGACGCTGCTGATCGTCGCGGCGTCGATGGCGCTGGGACTCGCGATCGGCCTCGTCGTGGCGCTGCCCCGGCTGTATAAGGTGCCGCTGCTGAAGCAGCTGTCGCAATTGTATGTATCCTTTTTCCGCGGCACTCCGATTTTGATTTTGCTGTTTCTGATTTATTACGGCTTGCCGGAGCTGCTCAAGCTCGTCGAGGTCGACGTCAGCCGGACGCCCGTCATTTTCTTCGTTATTTTGACCTATGCGCTCCATTCGGCGGCTTATCTGTCCGAAGCGATTCGCGCGGCGGTGGAAGCGGTCGACCGGGGGCAGACCGAGGCGGCCTACGCGGTCGGGATGACCGGCTTCCAGGCGTTTCGCCGCGTCGTGCTGCCGCAGGCGCTGGCCGTATCGGTGCCGGTGCTCGCCAACCAGGTCATCGCGAACCTGAAGGACACGTCGCTCGCCTTTTCGCTCGGCGTCATGGAGATGACGGGGAAGGCGCAGTCGCTCGTCGCCGCCACGCAGCATTTTATCGAAGCCTATGTTTCGCTTGCGGCCATTTATTTCGTCATTAGCCTCATCCTCGAACGGCTGTTCCGGACGGCCGAGCGGAAGCTGCTGAAATTCGAGCGGCCCGATCGGGAAGCAGCATCGGTCTCGGGACGGGCAACGAGGAAAGTCCGCGGCTTGTTCCGGGGATCCGCCGGCCGCGCTTCATGGAAGGAGGCGCATGCCGATGAAGCTTGA
- a CDS encoding ABC transporter permease, which produces MEVNLDYWISLLTSCLRIAVPIAFAAIGALLCERAGIVNIGIEGMMLTGAFAGVYGSYITGSAYGGLLIAMIGGGLVGLLHAVLTIAFKTDHIISGLGINLLAQGLTVVLLMTIWDSKGKSPDVEGFTNLSIPLIKDIPFIGPIIGNMNILFYLLIAVVIVTWIVLFKTVFGLRVRVIGENPQVADTLGVHVYKMQYICVILCGVLAGIGGACLSIGDVHFFNRDMVAGRGYIALAAMIFGGWNPVGAFGSSMLFGLAQSLQIRLQVFDIPVQFVQMLPYILTIVVLVVYRNRNRAPAASGKHFRRGET; this is translated from the coding sequence ATGGAAGTTAATCTGGACTATTGGATTTCGCTGCTGACCAGCTGCTTGCGAATTGCCGTCCCGATTGCTTTCGCCGCTATCGGCGCCCTGTTGTGCGAACGGGCGGGCATCGTCAACATCGGCATCGAGGGCATGATGCTGACCGGCGCTTTTGCCGGGGTTTACGGTTCCTATATTACGGGCAGCGCCTACGGAGGCCTGCTTATTGCCATGATCGGCGGCGGGCTGGTCGGGTTATTGCATGCGGTGCTTACGATCGCGTTCAAGACGGATCATATTATAAGCGGTCTCGGCATCAATTTGCTGGCGCAGGGTTTGACGGTCGTGCTGCTGATGACGATCTGGGACTCGAAGGGCAAATCGCCGGACGTAGAGGGATTCACCAATTTATCGATTCCCTTGATCAAAGACATTCCGTTTATCGGCCCGATCATCGGCAATATGAACATTCTGTTTTATTTGCTGATCGCCGTCGTCATCGTGACGTGGATCGTGCTGTTCAAGACGGTGTTCGGCCTGAGGGTGCGCGTCATCGGCGAAAATCCGCAAGTCGCGGATACGCTCGGCGTGCACGTGTACAAAATGCAATACATTTGCGTTATCCTGTGCGGCGTTCTGGCGGGAATCGGCGGCGCTTGCCTTTCGATCGGCGACGTGCATTTCTTCAACCGGGACATGGTCGCCGGGCGCGGCTATATCGCGCTGGCCGCCATGATTTTCGGCGGATGGAATCCGGTCGGGGCGTTCGGCAGCAGCATGCTGTTCGGCCTCGCGCAAAGCTTGCAAATTCGTTTGCAGGTGTTCGACATCCCGGTTCAGTTCGTTCAAATGCTGCCCTACATCCTGACGATCGTCGTGCTCGTCGTATACCGCAATCGCAACCGCGCGCCGGCTGCGTCCGGCAAACATTTCCGAAGAGGTGAGACCTGA
- a CDS encoding MsnO8 family LLM class oxidoreductase, giving the protein MVIKLGILDQSPLFEGENASDAFAHTLEIARLAERLGYERLWVSEHHDSAQVAGSSPEVLIAYLLAKTEKIRIGSGGVMLQHYSPYKVAENFNVLAALAPGRVELGVGRAPGGLPNSTKALQKGVAEPTPLEGKLAELEQYLHDRLPEDHPLPGLKAYPAVDRPAELYVLGTSVASAELAAQAGHPYVFALFINGDIEVAEAAFAAYRAKFDGGKGTVPRPMLALSVIVAETDGEAASLAEEIKIVKIRLESGRTITVGTVEHAEEFGRQTNERFTIEVREADVTKGSPSAVRARLLELSERLGAEEIIVTTGIKDFARRKRSFELLKEAFAELPAGREERR; this is encoded by the coding sequence GTGGTTATCAAACTGGGCATTTTGGATCAAAGTCCTCTCTTCGAAGGGGAAAACGCCTCGGACGCGTTCGCGCACACGCTGGAAATCGCGCGGCTTGCCGAACGGCTCGGCTACGAGCGGCTGTGGGTGTCCGAACATCACGACAGCGCGCAGGTCGCCGGATCGTCCCCGGAGGTGCTGATCGCGTATTTGCTGGCGAAAACCGAGAAAATCCGCATCGGCTCCGGCGGCGTCATGCTGCAGCATTACAGCCCGTACAAGGTGGCGGAAAACTTCAACGTGCTCGCGGCGCTCGCCCCGGGCCGCGTCGAGCTCGGCGTCGGCCGGGCTCCGGGCGGGCTGCCGAATTCGACGAAGGCGCTGCAAAAAGGGGTAGCGGAGCCGACGCCGCTCGAAGGCAAGCTGGCCGAGCTGGAGCAGTACTTGCACGACCGGCTGCCGGAGGATCACCCCTTGCCGGGGCTCAAGGCGTATCCGGCCGTCGACCGTCCCGCCGAGCTGTACGTGCTCGGAACGAGCGTCGCGAGCGCGGAGCTGGCGGCGCAGGCGGGACATCCTTACGTGTTCGCGTTGTTTATCAACGGGGACATCGAGGTTGCGGAGGCGGCGTTTGCGGCTTACAGGGCGAAGTTCGACGGGGGGAAAGGAACGGTCCCCCGCCCGATGTTGGCTTTGTCCGTCATCGTCGCGGAAACGGACGGGGAAGCGGCCTCGCTGGCCGAGGAGATCAAAATCGTGAAGATCAGGCTGGAAAGCGGCCGGACGATCACGGTCGGAACCGTGGAGCACGCCGAAGAGTTCGGGCGCCAGACGAACGAGCGCTTCACGATCGAGGTGCGGGAGGCGGACGTGACGAAAGGGTCGCCGTCGGCCGTCCGCGCCAGGCTGCTGGAACTGTCGGAGCGTCTCGGCGCCGAGGAGATTATCGTGACGACGGGGATCAAGGACTTTGCCCGGCGCAAGCGTTCGTTCGAACTGCTGAAAGAGGCGTTCGCCGAGCTGCCGGCGGGAAGGGAGGAGCGGCGATGA
- a CDS encoding amino acid ABC transporter ATP-binding protein, translating to MIELTEVRKTFGKQEVLKGINLKVEKGEVVVIVGPSGSGKTTLLRCINYLEKPTSGEVAVSGSRVSAGRAQRKEVLELRRKTTMVFQQYNLFRHKTALENVMEGLVVVRRLPKAEARERSVRLLEKVGLGAKLDAYPSQLSGGQQQRVGIARALAPEPDAILLDEPTSALDPELVGEVLDVIRKIAREGITMIVVTHEMSFAQDVASRVVFMDRGAIVEEGTPAELFARPKEERTKQFLKRVLPEASYSI from the coding sequence ATGATCGAGCTTACGGAAGTGCGCAAGACGTTCGGCAAGCAGGAGGTGCTCAAGGGCATCAACCTGAAGGTGGAAAAAGGAGAAGTCGTCGTCATCGTCGGACCGAGCGGCTCGGGAAAAACGACGCTGCTGCGCTGCATCAATTATTTGGAGAAGCCGACTTCGGGCGAGGTGGCGGTAAGCGGATCGAGGGTTAGCGCCGGCCGGGCGCAGCGGAAGGAAGTGCTGGAGCTGCGGCGCAAGACGACGATGGTGTTCCAGCAATACAACCTTTTCCGCCACAAGACGGCGCTCGAAAACGTGATGGAGGGCCTCGTCGTCGTGCGGAGGCTGCCGAAGGCCGAAGCCCGCGAACGGAGCGTCCGGCTGCTAGAAAAGGTCGGCCTCGGCGCCAAGCTGGACGCTTATCCGAGCCAGCTGTCCGGAGGCCAGCAGCAGCGGGTCGGCATCGCCCGGGCGCTGGCGCCGGAGCCGGACGCGATTTTGCTGGACGAACCGACGTCCGCGCTCGATCCGGAGCTGGTCGGCGAGGTGCTGGACGTCATCCGCAAAATCGCCAGGGAGGGCATTACGATGATCGTCGTCACCCATGAAATGAGCTTCGCGCAGGACGTGGCCAGCCGGGTCGTCTTCATGGACCGGGGAGCGATCGTCGAGGAAGGAACGCCCGCCGAGCTGTTCGCAAGGCCGAAGGAGGAGAGAACGAAGCAGTTTTTGAAACGGGTGCTCCCCGAAGCGAGCTATTCGATTTAG
- a CDS encoding amidohydrolase, which translates to MSESAVYPTPTAELAERLVAIRRELHAHPELSHEEFRTTAAIRGWLSEAGVRIADVPLRTGLVAEAGGFAGGPVVALRADIDALPVREETGLPFASKHDGKMHACGHDFHAAALLGAAFLLKEKERELPGTVRFVFQPAEEKAQGAGLVLASGALDGVRAIFGLHNKPDLPVGRIGIKAGPLMAAADGFVVELRGVGSHAAVPEASADPIVAASHVVAALQTIVSRNVGPLQSAVVSVTRIQGGTSWNVIPETAVLEGTLRTFDPDARRLVRERFAQLAEGVAAALGTKAEVRWLEGPPAVTNDPSWIETALAAAAKAGLEAIEPVPSLAGEDFAFYQREIPGVFAFVGTNGPHEWHHPAFDLDERALPLAAAYLAAAAEEALRRLAGPHAAGNASAEPGAGTGETGAAGDRSDGGTILQEGFR; encoded by the coding sequence ATGAGCGAATCCGCGGTTTATCCAACGCCGACGGCGGAGCTTGCGGAGCGGCTGGTCGCGATTCGGCGGGAGCTGCATGCGCACCCCGAGCTGTCGCACGAGGAATTCCGGACGACGGCGGCGATTCGCGGCTGGCTGTCCGAAGCGGGCGTCCGGATCGCGGACGTTCCGCTTCGGACGGGATTGGTTGCCGAAGCGGGAGGCTTCGCCGGCGGGCCGGTCGTCGCCTTGCGGGCGGACATCGACGCGCTGCCGGTCCGCGAGGAAACCGGGCTGCCGTTCGCTTCGAAGCACGACGGCAAAATGCACGCCTGCGGCCACGACTTTCATGCGGCGGCGCTGCTCGGAGCGGCCTTTCTGCTCAAGGAAAAGGAGCGGGAGCTGCCGGGCACGGTCCGGTTTGTTTTTCAGCCGGCCGAGGAGAAGGCGCAGGGCGCGGGACTGGTGCTGGCCAGCGGGGCCCTGGACGGCGTCCGGGCGATTTTCGGGCTGCACAACAAGCCGGATTTGCCGGTCGGCCGGATCGGGATCAAGGCGGGGCCGCTGATGGCCGCCGCCGACGGCTTCGTCGTCGAGCTGCGGGGCGTCGGCAGCCATGCGGCCGTTCCGGAAGCGTCCGCCGATCCGATCGTGGCGGCTTCCCATGTCGTGGCCGCGCTGCAGACGATCGTCAGCCGCAACGTCGGCCCGCTGCAGAGCGCGGTCGTCAGCGTGACGCGCATCCAGGGAGGAACGAGCTGGAACGTCATCCCGGAGACGGCCGTGCTGGAGGGGACGCTGCGGACGTTCGATCCGGACGCGCGAAGGCTCGTCCGGGAGCGGTTCGCGCAGCTTGCCGAAGGGGTGGCGGCGGCGCTCGGGACGAAAGCGGAGGTTCGCTGGCTCGAGGGTCCGCCGGCGGTGACGAACGATCCGTCCTGGATCGAAACCGCACTTGCGGCCGCCGCGAAAGCGGGGCTTGAGGCGATCGAGCCCGTCCCGTCGCTTGCGGGCGAGGATTTCGCGTTCTATCAGCGCGAAATTCCCGGCGTGTTCGCGTTCGTCGGCACGAACGGCCCGCACGAATGGCATCACCCGGCCTTCGACCTGGACGAGCGGGCGCTGCCGCTCGCCGCGGCCTATCTGGCCGCGGCGGCGGAGGAGGCGCTGCGCCGGTTGGCCGGTCCCCATGCGGCCGGGAACGCTTCGGCCGAACCCGGCGCAGGGACCGGCGAGACTGGCGCGGCAGGCGATCGTTCCGACGGCGGGACTATTTTGCAGGAGGGATTCCGATGA
- a CDS encoding amino acid ABC transporter permease — protein sequence MKLDGGFIAEAFVRLLDAIPTTLLITFVSVACGFVIGTVAALLRVYEVPVLGRLAAAYVAVVRGTPMLTHLLIVYFGLPILIDGTAQGLGLGFRAASIPMIGFAYISFSITAGAYLSEVVRSGMLAVSRGQLEAALSVGMTTPQALRRIVFPQALAASLPNLSNSVIGMLHGSTLAFTVSVVDINAKAQIVAATNWKFFEAYLAAAVIYWGLTIAIERASGLIERRIGAYNRGGVA from the coding sequence ATGAAGCTTGACGGAGGATTTATCGCCGAAGCGTTCGTCCGGCTGCTGGACGCGATTCCGACGACGCTGCTCATCACGTTCGTGTCGGTCGCATGCGGGTTCGTCATCGGCACGGTCGCCGCCCTGCTGAGAGTATACGAGGTGCCCGTATTGGGCCGGCTTGCGGCCGCCTACGTCGCGGTCGTTCGCGGCACGCCGATGCTGACGCATTTGCTGATCGTTTATTTCGGCCTCCCGATTCTGATCGACGGAACGGCGCAGGGGCTCGGGCTTGGCTTTCGCGCGGCGTCGATTCCGATGATCGGGTTCGCCTACATTTCTTTTTCGATTACGGCGGGGGCCTACTTGTCCGAGGTGGTGCGGTCGGGGATGCTGGCGGTAAGCCGGGGACAGCTGGAAGCGGCGCTATCGGTCGGGATGACGACGCCGCAGGCGCTTCGCCGGATCGTGTTTCCACAGGCGTTGGCCGCCAGCCTTCCGAACCTGTCCAATTCGGTCATCGGGATGCTGCACGGCTCGACGCTCGCTTTTACCGTCTCGGTCGTCGATATCAACGCGAAGGCGCAAATCGTCGCCGCGACGAATTGGAAGTTTTTCGAGGCTTATTTGGCCGCCGCCGTCATTTATTGGGGCTTGACGATCGCGATCGAGCGCGCGTCCGGTCTCATCGAGAGACGGATCGGCGCCTATAACCGGGGAGGCGTGGCATGA
- the add gene encoding adenosine deaminase gives MRTEETELLRRLPKTDLHIHLDGSLKPSTLVELAQAQGIELPASGGEGMRPYMTVGDECASLVDYLSKFHWASKVLHTAEALERAAFELAEQAAEHGVRYVEVRLGPQLHREKGLAVDEVLLAAVRGLARGEAAFGVKGRVIAACLRNHSVAANREVVEAAVRLRDQGVAAVDLAGPEAGHPPEAHRDAFAPALQAGMPITIHAGEAAGPESVRGALEALGANRIGHGVRTKENPALLALVRERRVPLEMCPVSNIQTKAAADWESYPIRDYFDQGLFVTVHTDNMTVSNTDMTKEYAVLIDKYGFTMPEIGRLILNGVEAAFLDETEKAELRKEFVRELRQLGIEVG, from the coding sequence ATGCGGACGGAAGAAACGGAACTTTTGCGCAGGCTTCCGAAAACGGATTTGCACATTCATCTGGACGGAAGCTTGAAGCCGTCCACGCTCGTCGAACTGGCGCAGGCGCAGGGGATCGAGCTGCCGGCTTCCGGCGGCGAGGGCATGCGCCCGTACATGACCGTAGGCGACGAATGCGCCAGTCTTGTCGACTACTTGAGCAAGTTCCATTGGGCGTCGAAAGTGCTGCATACCGCGGAAGCCCTTGAGCGGGCGGCGTTCGAGCTGGCGGAGCAAGCGGCGGAACACGGCGTGCGCTATGTCGAGGTACGGCTCGGCCCGCAGCTTCATCGGGAGAAAGGACTTGCGGTCGACGAAGTGCTGCTCGCCGCGGTGCGGGGGCTCGCGCGAGGCGAAGCGGCATTCGGCGTCAAAGGCCGGGTGATCGCCGCCTGCCTGCGCAATCATTCCGTCGCGGCCAACCGCGAGGTGGTCGAGGCCGCTGTTCGGCTGCGCGATCAAGGCGTCGCGGCGGTCGACCTGGCGGGGCCCGAAGCCGGCCATCCGCCCGAGGCGCACCGCGATGCGTTCGCGCCGGCGCTGCAGGCGGGCATGCCGATTACGATTCATGCGGGCGAAGCCGCCGGACCGGAAAGCGTGCGGGGCGCGCTCGAAGCGCTCGGGGCGAACCGCATCGGCCACGGCGTGCGGACGAAGGAGAATCCGGCGCTGCTTGCGCTCGTCCGGGAGCGCAGGGTTCCGCTGGAAATGTGCCCGGTCAGCAACATTCAGACGAAGGCCGCGGCAGACTGGGAGTCGTATCCGATTCGCGATTATTTCGACCAAGGCCTCTTCGTTACCGTCCATACCGACAACATGACCGTCTCGAACACCGACATGACGAAGGAATACGCCGTGCTGATCGACAAGTACGGCTTTACGATGCCGGAAATCGGGCGGCTGATTTTAAACGGCGTGGAGGCGGCTTTTTTGGACGAGACGGAGAAGGCGGAGCTGCGCAAGGAATTTGTCCGGGAGCTTCGGCAGCTCGGAATCGAGGTAGGATAA
- a CDS encoding transporter substrate-binding domain-containing protein, giving the protein MNLLAICAAAALLAGCGASSAGPNAASGSGAGNASPNAASDSAGSPSASGSAGAQPSQEAKKIIVGTGTQFPNVCFIDENGKLTGFDVELVRLIDERLPDYAFELQTMEFTNLLLSLETKKIDIVAHQMEKNPEREQKYLFNKEPYAAWKNKIVVAKDNGDDIRTLDDLKGKKVLTTATSAQATILENYNKDNGDAIEIVYQNGAANDTVSQIVSGRVYATLAADFALQLIDPEGQLKTAGETLSEADILFVFRKDDPEAQRLADRVDDAIRELKSEGAISKLSLEWFGEDFTQTGT; this is encoded by the coding sequence ATGAACCTGCTGGCGATTTGCGCCGCGGCCGCGCTGCTGGCCGGCTGCGGCGCAAGCAGCGCGGGCCCTAATGCGGCAAGCGGCTCCGGCGCGGGGAACGCCTCCCCGAACGCGGCTTCCGATTCGGCCGGATCGCCTTCGGCTTCGGGGAGCGCCGGCGCGCAGCCTTCGCAGGAAGCGAAGAAAATCATCGTCGGAACGGGAACGCAGTTTCCCAACGTGTGCTTTATCGACGAGAACGGCAAGCTGACCGGATTCGACGTGGAGCTCGTCCGGCTGATCGACGAACGGCTGCCGGATTATGCGTTCGAGCTGCAAACGATGGAATTCACGAACCTGCTGCTCAGCCTGGAAACGAAAAAAATCGACATCGTGGCCCATCAGATGGAGAAAAACCCGGAGCGCGAGCAGAAATATTTGTTTAACAAAGAGCCCTATGCGGCGTGGAAAAACAAAATCGTCGTCGCCAAGGACAACGGCGACGACATTCGGACGCTCGACGACCTGAAAGGCAAGAAGGTGCTGACGACGGCGACGAGCGCGCAGGCGACGATTCTCGAAAACTACAACAAGGACAACGGCGATGCGATCGAAATCGTGTACCAGAACGGAGCCGCGAACGATACGGTGTCGCAAATCGTGTCAGGCCGCGTTTACGCGACGCTCGCCGCGGATTTCGCCCTCCAGCTGATCGATCCCGAGGGACAGCTGAAGACGGCGGGCGAAACGCTGAGCGAAGCCGATATTTTGTTCGTGTTCCGCAAGGACGACCCCGAAGCGCAGCGGCTTGCCGACCGGGTAGACGACGCGATCCGGGAATTGAAGTCGGAAGGCGCCATATCGAAGCTGAGCCTGGAATGGTTCGGAGAGGATTTCACGCAAACCGGAACCTGA